The genomic stretch GTCACCGGTGGCGCCTCCGGCCTCGGCGCCGCCACCGTCCGCCGGCTCGCCGCCGGCGGCGCCAAGGTCGTCATCGTCGATCGCGATCTCGCGGGCGGCACCGCGCTGGCCGAGGAGCTCGGCGTCGACCGCGCCCGGTTCGCGCAGGCCGACGTCACCGACGCCGCCCAGGTCGAGGCCGCGATCGCCGCGGCCGCGCACTTCGGCCCGCTGCGGATCGCGGTGTCGTGCGCGGGGGTCGGCTGGGCCGCGCGCACGCTCGACCGGACCGGCAAGCCCCACGCGCTCGACCTGTTCCAGACCATCGTCGGCATCAACCTCATCGGCACGTTCAACGTGCTGCGCCTCGCCGCCGCCGCGATGAGCGCGCACGAGCCCACCGCCACCGGCGAGCGCGGGGTCATCGTCAACACCGCGTCGGTCGCCGCCTACGACGGCCAGATCGGCCAGATCGCCTACGCCGCGTCCAAGGCCGGCGTGGTCGGCATGACCCTGCCCGCCGCCCGGGACCTCGCGCCCGCCGGCATCCGCGTGTGCACGATCGCCCCGGGCCTGATGGACACGCCCATGCTCGCGGCCCTGCCCGCCGAGAAGCGCGCCGCGCTCGCCGCCGACGTGGTCTTCCCCAAGCGCCTCGGCGCGCCCGCCGAGTACGGCGAGCTGGTCGCCGCGATCGTCGGCAACGGCTACCTCAACGGCGAGACGATCCGCCTCGACGGCTCGCTGCGCATGCCGCCGAAGTAACGCGCGGCGCGGCTCAGCGCGGCCGCCACCGCTGCAGCGCGGGGTGGCGGCGAAGGGGGGGGGGGCGGGGGGGGGCCACGCGACCGCGCCGACGTAGCCAGCACCGTGCCCCAGCGCACGCGACACTCCCGCTGGACTTCCGCGACCTTGACGCTCGCGGCCGGGCCGTGGGATGCACGGGGCCGTGAACGTCAAGCTGATGCGCCGCATCGACGGCCTGGTCGGCAACCTGCTCTGCACGGCGCTGGCCGCGGGCAAGGAGCTGTCGCGCCCGTTCGCCGGGCCGCCCGGGCCGGTGCGCAACATCGTCGTGATGAAGTTCTTCGGGATGGGCTCGATCGTGGTGGCCAGCCCGGCGCTGGCGGCGCTGCGCGATCAGTTCCCGGGCGCGCGCCTCCACTTCGTCACGTTCAAGGGCAACCGCGACGTCCTCGACATCCTGGCGCTGACCGACGTCAACCACTACATC from Myxococcales bacterium encodes the following:
- a CDS encoding SDR family NAD(P)-dependent oxidoreductase encodes the protein MQLDGTVALVTGGASGLGAATVRRLAAGGAKVVIVDRDLAGGTALAEELGVDRARFAQADVTDAAQVEAAIAAAAHFGPLRIAVSCAGVGWAARTLDRTGKPHALDLFQTIVGINLIGTFNVLRLAAAAMSAHEPTATGERGVIVNTASVAAYDGQIGQIAYAASKAGVVGMTLPAARDLAPAGIRVCTIAPGLMDTPMLAALPAEKRAALAADVVFPKRLGAPAEYGELVAAIVGNGYLNGETIRLDGSLRMPPK